From Tiliqua scincoides isolate rTilSci1 chromosome 2, rTilSci1.hap2, whole genome shotgun sequence, the proteins below share one genomic window:
- the NUDT2 gene encoding bis(5'-nucleosyl)-tetraphosphatase [asymmetrical], whose translation MTLRACGLIIFRKLREASSPAVGDNIEYLLLQTSYGTHHWTPPKGHVDPGEDDLQTALRETQEEAGLDASHFSILEGFKKELNYTVKGKPKTVIYWLAEMKDHSTEIKLSSEHQAFRWLTLDEACRLSEYKDMQSTLREAQQFLCSRT comes from the exons ATGACTTTAAGAGCTTGTGGCCTGATTATCTTCCGGAAACTGCGTGAAGCTTCATCTCCTGCTGTTGGGGACAATATTGAATACCTTCTCCTGCAGACATCCTATGGGACTCATCACTGGACTCCTCCAAAAG GCCATGTGGACCCAGGGGAAGATGACCTGCAGACAGCCCTCCGGGAAACCCAGGAAGAAGCTGGGCTGGATGCCAGTCACTTCAGTATCCTTGAAGGATTTAAGAAGGAGCTGAACTACACCGTAAAAGGCAAACCCAAAACAGTCATCTACTGGCTGGCTGAAATGAAGGACCATAGCACAGAAATCAAGCTCTCATCGGAACACCAGGCTTTTCGCTGGCTGACCCTTGATGAAGCCTGCAGGCTCTCAGAGTATAAGGACATGCAAAGCACACTCCGAGAGGCACAGCAGTTTCTCTGCTCCAGAACGTGA